In a single window of the Massilia oculi genome:
- the odhB gene encoding 2-oxoglutarate dehydrogenase complex dihydrolipoyllysine-residue succinyltransferase, which yields MAQIEVKVPVLSESVAEATLLSWHKKVGESVSRDENMIDIETDKVVLELPAPSAGVIVQLLKADGDTVVAGEVIAIIDTEASAQTSPIAVKAVPSAAPNASISAAPAAAPAADQSKAGVAMPAAAKILADNNMSASNVEGSGRDGRVTKGDALAAVGNKPAGAAPAAAPAAPKAALQQVAAPAPANLGDRPEERVPMSRLRARIAERLLQSQSTNAILTTFNEVNMAPVMELRNKYKDKFEKEHGVKLGFMSFFVKAAVAALKKYPILNASVDGNDIIYHGYFDIGIAVGSPRGLVVPILRNADQMSIAEIEKKIGEFGQKAKDGKLTLDDLSGGTFSISNGGVFGSMLSTPIINPPQSAILGVHATKDRAVVENGQIVIRPMNYLAMSYDHRIIDGREAVLGLVAMKDALEDPARLLLDL from the coding sequence ATGGCACAAATCGAAGTCAAGGTACCTGTTCTGTCGGAATCCGTTGCTGAAGCAACCCTGCTGTCGTGGCACAAGAAAGTCGGCGAATCCGTGTCGCGCGACGAAAACATGATCGACATCGAGACCGACAAGGTGGTCCTGGAACTGCCAGCGCCAAGCGCCGGCGTGATCGTGCAACTGCTGAAAGCCGACGGCGATACCGTCGTCGCGGGCGAAGTCATCGCAATCATCGATACCGAAGCATCGGCGCAGACCAGCCCGATCGCCGTCAAGGCCGTCCCATCGGCAGCGCCGAACGCATCGATCTCGGCCGCGCCTGCAGCCGCCCCGGCTGCAGACCAGTCGAAGGCCGGCGTCGCCATGCCGGCCGCCGCCAAGATCCTGGCCGACAACAATATGAGCGCGTCGAACGTCGAAGGCTCGGGCCGCGACGGCCGCGTGACCAAGGGCGACGCCCTGGCCGCCGTCGGCAACAAGCCGGCCGGCGCTGCGCCAGCCGCCGCGCCTGCTGCGCCGAAGGCCGCGCTGCAACAAGTCGCTGCTCCTGCACCGGCCAACCTGGGCGACCGCCCTGAAGAGCGCGTGCCGATGAGCCGCCTGCGCGCCCGTATCGCCGAGCGCCTGCTGCAATCGCAATCGACCAACGCCATCCTGACCACCTTCAACGAAGTGAACATGGCTCCGGTCATGGAGCTGCGTAACAAGTACAAGGACAAGTTCGAGAAAGAACACGGCGTCAAGCTGGGCTTCATGTCCTTCTTCGTCAAGGCCGCCGTTGCCGCGCTGAAGAAATACCCGATCCTGAACGCCTCGGTCGACGGCAACGACATCATCTACCACGGCTACTTCGACATCGGCATCGCCGTCGGTTCGCCACGTGGCCTGGTGGTGCCGATCCTGCGCAACGCCGACCAGATGTCGATCGCCGAAATCGAGAAGAAGATCGGTGAGTTCGGCCAGAAAGCCAAGGATGGCAAGCTGACCCTGGACGACCTGTCGGGCGGTACCTTCTCGATCTCGAACGGCGGCGTGTTCGGCTCGATGCTGTCGACCCCGATCATCAACCCACCGCAGTCGGCGATCCTGGGCGTGCACGCGACCAAGGACCGCGCCGTCGTCGAGAACGGCCAGATCGTCATCCGTCCGATGAACTACCTGGCGATGTCGTACGACCACCGCATCATCGACGGCCGCGAAGCCGTGCTGGGCCTGGTCGCGATGAAGGACGCGCTGGAAGATCCGGCCCGCCTGCTGCTGGACCTGTAA
- a CDS encoding PspC domain-containing protein: protein MLSDEIKRLHELHQAGALSDAEFEQAKARILSGASTVSLSKEPPTTERISFDQHRDDLLSGLRRSRLDRWLGGVCGGLARTYGLESWVWRLIFVLFVLTFGFGILIYLLLWVFIPEE from the coding sequence ATGTTGTCAGACGAAATCAAGCGGCTGCACGAGCTGCACCAGGCCGGCGCGCTGTCGGATGCCGAGTTCGAGCAGGCCAAGGCGCGCATCCTGTCGGGTGCGTCGACCGTCAGCCTCAGCAAGGAACCGCCAACCACCGAGCGGATTTCCTTCGACCAGCACCGCGACGACCTGTTGAGCGGCCTGCGCCGTTCGCGGCTCGACCGCTGGCTGGGCGGCGTGTGCGGCGGCCTGGCGCGCACCTACGGTCTCGAATCGTGGGTCTGGCGCCTGATCTTCGTGCTGTTCGTCCTGACGTTCGGCTTCGGCATCCTGATATACCTGCTGCTGTGGGTATTCATTCCGGAAGAATAA